The proteins below come from a single Elgaria multicarinata webbii isolate HBS135686 ecotype San Diego chromosome 11, rElgMul1.1.pri, whole genome shotgun sequence genomic window:
- the SLC25A35 gene encoding solute carrier family 25 member 35 isoform X2: MDFFLSGVAACGACLFTNPMEVVKTRMQLQGELRAPGTYTRHYRNVFHAFYTIGRVDGLAALQRGLLPALCYQFGFNGIRLGSYGIVETAGYIHTPDGRVSPLRSTLAGALAGVMGAIASSPIYMGMLHALMMIHKEHGVLGLWRGSISSVPRVMVGSSTQLSTFSASKQFFSRLEIFPKDSWLVALSAGMTSSFTVAIAMTPFDVASTRLYSQPVGPDGQGLLYKGLLDCLAKIIRSEGFLGIYKGLGASYFRIGPHTILSLLFWDQLRQFYTGWAQKR, translated from the exons ATGGACTTCTTCCTTAGTGGGGTGGCTGCCTGTGGGGCTTGCCTGTTTACCAACCCGATGGAGGTGGTGAAGACGAGGATGCAGCTGCAAGGAGAACTTCGTGCCCCGGGCACCTACACCCGCCACTACCGCAACGTCTTCCACGCCTTCTACACCATCGGGCGGGTGGACGGCCTGGCGGCTCTCCAACGGGGACTTTTGCCCGCCTTGTGCTACCAGTTTGGCTTTAACGGCATCCGCCTGGGCTCCTACGGGATCGTCGAGACGGCTGGTTACATTCACACGCCGGACGGGCGCGTCAGCCCTCTGCGCTCCACGTTGGCGGGGGCGTTGGCGGGCGTAATGGGCGCCATTGCAAGCAGCCCCATCTATATG GGAATGCTCCACGCGCTGATGATGATCCACAAAGAACATGGCGTGCTGGGACTATGGCGAGGGTCCATCTCCTCTGTGCCCCGGGTCATGGTGGGATCCTCCACGCAACTGTCCACCTTCTCCGCTTCCAAACAGTTCTTCAGCCGCTTGGAG ATCTTCCCTAAGGACAGCTGGCTGGTAGCCTTGAGTGCCGGTATGACAAGCAGCTTCACTGTGGCTATCGCCATGACGCCTTTTGATGTGGCCAGCACCCGCCTCTACAGCCAACCTGTGGGACCTGATGGGCAG GGCCTGTTATATAAGGGCCTTCTCGACTGCCTTGCCAAAATCATCCGCTCAGAGGGATTCCTTGGGATCTACAAGGGCTTGGGGGCTTCTTACTTCCGCATCGGCCCCCACACCATCCTCAGCCTGCTCTTTTGGGATCAGTTGCGCCAATTCTACACTGGTTGGGCGCAGAAGCGGTGA
- the SLC25A35 gene encoding solute carrier family 25 member 35 isoform X1, with amino-acid sequence MDFFLSGVAACGACLFTNPMEVVKTRMQLQGELRAPGTYTRHYRNVFHAFYTIGRVDGLAALQRGLLPALCYQFGFNGIRLGSYGIVETAGYIHTPDGRVSPLRSTLAGALAGVMGAIASSPIYMVKTHIQAQSAAEIAVGHQYQHQGMLHALMMIHKEHGVLGLWRGSISSVPRVMVGSSTQLSTFSASKQFFSRLEIFPKDSWLVALSAGMTSSFTVAIAMTPFDVASTRLYSQPVGPDGQGLLYKGLLDCLAKIIRSEGFLGIYKGLGASYFRIGPHTILSLLFWDQLRQFYTGWAQKR; translated from the exons ATGGACTTCTTCCTTAGTGGGGTGGCTGCCTGTGGGGCTTGCCTGTTTACCAACCCGATGGAGGTGGTGAAGACGAGGATGCAGCTGCAAGGAGAACTTCGTGCCCCGGGCACCTACACCCGCCACTACCGCAACGTCTTCCACGCCTTCTACACCATCGGGCGGGTGGACGGCCTGGCGGCTCTCCAACGGGGACTTTTGCCCGCCTTGTGCTACCAGTTTGGCTTTAACGGCATCCGCCTGGGCTCCTACGGGATCGTCGAGACGGCTGGTTACATTCACACGCCGGACGGGCGCGTCAGCCCTCTGCGCTCCACGTTGGCGGGGGCGTTGGCGGGCGTAATGGGCGCCATTGCAAGCAGCCCCATCTATATG GTGAAGACCCACATCCAGGCCCAGTCTGCTGCTGAAATTGCAGTGGGACACCAGTATCAGCACCAG GGAATGCTCCACGCGCTGATGATGATCCACAAAGAACATGGCGTGCTGGGACTATGGCGAGGGTCCATCTCCTCTGTGCCCCGGGTCATGGTGGGATCCTCCACGCAACTGTCCACCTTCTCCGCTTCCAAACAGTTCTTCAGCCGCTTGGAG ATCTTCCCTAAGGACAGCTGGCTGGTAGCCTTGAGTGCCGGTATGACAAGCAGCTTCACTGTGGCTATCGCCATGACGCCTTTTGATGTGGCCAGCACCCGCCTCTACAGCCAACCTGTGGGACCTGATGGGCAG GGCCTGTTATATAAGGGCCTTCTCGACTGCCTTGCCAAAATCATCCGCTCAGAGGGATTCCTTGGGATCTACAAGGGCTTGGGGGCTTCTTACTTCCGCATCGGCCCCCACACCATCCTCAGCCTGCTCTTTTGGGATCAGTTGCGCCAATTCTACACTGGTTGGGCGCAGAAGCGGTGA